In Anthonomus grandis grandis chromosome 24, icAntGran1.3, whole genome shotgun sequence, a single genomic region encodes these proteins:
- the LOC126749332 gene encoding uncharacterized protein LOC126749332, whose product IACTPAVPMSDDELVAASAAFSVIYCLLNKQKTKMRKKRRWWVTSLFKSRSKCSGSNLLSDLNIENLHFHTFCRMSPTNFEEIIILIGPKIMKKNTTFRKAIPVKERFAVTLRYLASGDSYTSLSFLFKFSKQSISLIVPEVCSALCEVFQDFIKMPQTENEWLQVAAQYERLWNFSHCMGAMDGKHVVLQCPVNTGSDYFNYKGTFSIVLFAVVDADYCFLYADVGCQGRISDGGVFRNTTFYKKLEDGSLNLPSSRKLPGREMLVPYVFVADDAFPLHNNIMKPYLGQQEKGSSKRVFNYRMSRARRIVENVFGIVSAVFRVLRKPLLLEPQKAQVIVMACVYLHNYLRHNARNTYTPTLTFDCEQNGEIVPGNWRNEPEPKSTFRALRNIPQLGKPGGRDDPLRRGLSGAGVRKYLRFLHEGMSPEEARQKVLDDKEKRKEEQPPQTSKASPKKNPQGKRGSDFISPQQKKGEKKQRTGDDPRVMKTSKSANIAGQATSYAKAAKLIRIGVLPEDYPEATLTSEQLTDVEEAIVSEMINSTTKGLQFSGIHFRSGMILVDCESEQTAEWLAQMAPRLKEWKGPALVAKRGEDIPKAHTISLFLPRSKGQDTTALLKLIGVQNPEISTETWKVISAKENGHGQVLSVGIDTKSADSIQAKKYTIHYRFGQIPVSGLRKQEKAKDKKMELDPSTSASTSSEPVANENTSTATETQETEGMDLDLNVNPTTSAEENVISSEEEDRLLGPNVDHQGDGPDGPDKS is encoded by the exons attGCTTGTACTCCGGCTGTTCCAATGAGCGACGACGAGCTTGTGGCGGCTAGTGCGGCTTTTAgtgtaatttattgtttattaaataaacaaaaaacaaaaatgagaaAGAAGAGACGGTGGTGGGTTACGTCGTTATTTAAAAGTCGAAGCAAATGCAGTGGAAGCAATTTACTTAGCGACCTTAATATTGAAAACCTCCACTTTCATACATTCTGTAGAATGTCGCCTACTAATTTTGAggaaatcataattttaatcggcccaaaaattatgaagaaaaaCACAACATTTCGAAAAGCAATTCCTGTAAAAGAACGATTCGCTGTAACACTAAGATATTTAGCATCGGGTGATTCGTACACTAGCTTAAgctttttgtttaagttttccAAGCAGTCAATTTCGCTGATTGTGCCAGAGGTATGCAGTGCTTTATGTGAAGTTTTTCAAGATTTTATAAAG aTGCCTCAAACAGAGAATGAGTGGCTTCAAGTAGCAGCTCAATATGAAAGACTATGGAACTTCTCACATTGCATGGGGGCAATGGATGGCAAACACGTTGTTCTTCAGTGTCCAGTAAATACAGGCAGTgactattttaattacaaaggaACTTTTAGTATTGTTCTTTTTGCTGTTGTTGATGCCGATTATTGTTTTCTCTACGCTGACGTGGGCTGTCAAGGTCGAATATCAGACGGCGGTGTTTTTCGCAATACAaccttttacaaaaaactggAGGATGGCTCTTTAAATCTTCCAAGTAGTAGAAAACTTCCTGGTAGGGAAATGTTGGTCCCGTATGTTTTTGTTGCGGATGATGCATTTCCGttgcataataatataatgaaacCATACTTAGGACAGCAAGAAAAGGGATCAAgcaaaagggtttttaattacAGGATGAGTAGAGCCAGACGAATAGTAGAGAATGTTTTTGGTATAGTCTCAGCAGTATTTCGGGTTCTTAGGAAACCCTTACTTTTGGAGCCCCAAAAAGCTCAAGTAATTGTTATGGCTTGTGTTTATTTACACAATTATTTAAGACATAATGCAAGGAATACATATACACCAACCTTAACATTTGACTGTGAGCAAAATGGAGAAATTGTTCCAGGAAATTGGAGAAATGAACCAGAGCCGAAGTCTACATTCCGGGCTTTAAGAAACATACCTC AACTGGGAAAGCCTGGGGGAAGGGACGATCCACTAAGGCGTGGACTTAGTGGTGCAGGCGTCAGGAAATACCTACGCTTTCTTCACGAGGGCATGTCACCCGAAGAAGCGAGGCAAAAAGTCCTAGACGAcaaggaaaaaagaaaggaagAACAACCTCCTCAAACTTCCAAGGCATCGCCTAAGAAAAACCCCCAAGGTAAGAGGGGAAGTGACTTCATCTCACCCCAACAAAAAAAGGGGGAAAAGAAGCAAAGAACCGGTGACGATCCCCGGGTAATGAAGACGAGCAAGTCTGCAAACATAGCAGGGCAAGCCACCAGCTATGCAAAAGCGGCAAAGCTCATCAGAATCGGAGTATTGCCGGAGGACTACCCTGAGGCAACTCTAACCTCCGAACAACTCACAGATGTGGAGGAAGCAATCGTATCAGAAATGATCAACAGCACAACAAAGGGCCTGCAGTTCTCAGGTATTCATTTTCGCTCGGGAATGATACTTGTGGACTGCGAGTCGGAGCAGACAGCAGAATGGCTGGCTCAGATGGCACCTAGGTTGAAGGAATGGAAAGGGCCAGCGCTGGTAGCGAAAAGAGGAGAGGACATCCCAAAAGCGCATACCATCAGCCTTTTTCTTCCACGGAGCAAAGGGCAAGACACCACAGCTCTCCTGAAACTCATTGGAGTACAGAATCCAGAGATCTCCACCGAGACCTGGAAAGTAATAAGCGCCAAAGAAAATGGCCACGGTCAAGTGCTTTCTGTTGGGATCGACACCAAATCTGCGGATAGCATCCAGGCAAAGAAATACACTATCCACTACAGGTTTGGGCAAATCCCCGTATCTGGCCTCAGAAAGCAGGAGAAGGCAAAGGACAAAAAGATGGAGCTTGATCCATCCACTTCAGCCTCTACCTCCTCCGAGCCAGTCGCCAATGAGAACACCTCTACGGCGACTGAAACACAAGAGACCGAGGGCATGGACCTCGATCTCAATGTCAACCCGACCACTTCCGCTGAGGAGAATGTCATCAGCAGCGAAGAAGAAGATAGGCTTCTGGGACCTAATGTAGACCATCAGGGGGACGGACCGGATGGCCCTGACAAATCATAA
- the LOC126749310 gene encoding uncharacterized protein LOC126749310, translating into MQEFYKWINSEESDSTARWIKACGTKNQRNGRPIYFYCNRSGKRRVLDAGKRKRAMKSQGSCKIDASCTSAIILKHVAEGIKIKYFKTHYGHDKKMAYIPLSTDDKNMIASQLIQGVSHTDILKKIRQSVDINFERIHLTTKHDIHNIMQSYNLHDTAIRHQNDSQSVDLWVNQVQSSNENCILLYKKQGEHHPSFCLKNEDFLLGLMTNCQGEMLKKFGSGGIICMDAIHGKNPYDFKLVTILVVDDFGEGFPVAYLFSNREDYVVLKYFVTAVKESVGTIRAASFMSDDAEQYFAAWSSVMDTVETKKLLCMWHVDRAWRSKVIVIKDKSKQAQVYKMLCTLRQEPDFTKFNEYLIGFMNVLSRFKNI; encoded by the exons ATGCAAG agTTTTACAAATGGATAAATTCTGAAGAGAGTGATTCCACTGCTAGGTGGATTAAGGCATGTGGtacaaaaaatcaaagaaatggtagacctatttatttttattgcaatagAAGTGGAAAGAGAAGAGTACTTGATGCTGGTAAAAGAAAACGAGCCATGAAGTCACAGGGTTCTTGTAAAATAGACGCTTCTTGCACATCTGCAATTATTCTCAAACATGTGGCAGAGggcatcaaaataaaatattttaagactcACTATGGTCATGACAAAAAAATGGCTTACATTCCCTTATCTACAGATGATAAAAATATGATTGCTTCTCAGTTAATACAAG GAGTTTCCCACActgacatattaaaaaaaataagacaaagtGTTGATATTAACTTCGAAAGAATACATTTGACGACTAAGCACGATATTCACAATATCATGCAATCATATAATTTGCATGATACAGCTATAAGGCATCAAAATGACTCGCAAAGTGTAGATTTGTGGGTGAATCAAGTACAATCCAGcaatgaaaattgcattttattgTACAAAAAACAAGGAGAACATCATCCTagcttttgtttaaaaaatgaagaCTTTTTATTGGGTTTAATGACTAACTGTCAAGGCGAGATGTTAAAAAAGTTTGGAAGTGGAGGTATCATATGCATGGATGCTATACATGGAAAAAACCCATATGATTTTAAGCTAGTTACAATTTTGGTGGTGGATGATTTTGGGGAAGGCTTTCCAGTAGCatacttattttcaaatagGGAAGATtatgtagttttaaaatattttgtaactgcTGTAAAAGAATCTGTTGGGACTATTAGGGCTGCATCATTCATGAGTGATGATGCAGAACAGTATTTTGCAGCTTGGAGCTCGGTAATGGATACTGTTGaaaccaaaaaacttttatgcATGTGGCATGTTGACAGAGCGTGGAGATCCAAAGTAATAGTCATAAAAGACAAATCTAAACAAGCtcaa gTATATAAAATGTTATGCACCTTAAGACAAGAACCAGATTTCACCAagtttaatgaatatttaataggaTTTATGAACGTATTATCCagatttaagaatatttaa